The Nocardia arthritidis genome has a window encoding:
- a CDS encoding PPE domain-containing protein: MGSDSGPWSGLVRAAKDKRFSIKLSVAYDCAQACRDAIADIKQFQSHTDHELTIATADDFGGWRSGNELASKFKGKASQLHDKFADHIQALTDLGEMFKAAGKAYDGTDSDSADKLHQLDITGGKSGLDFKPPKYVSDVSDGHGTPNRTGRTDKNSRSWHRPSLPDQPDSLKSASGSMDKADIGVENPDHKSWKEFFDFGQRIKPDTAGQAGEAWNLLADQASKTGLALKDKFSSLTTDAWDGDGATQATTAIKNYSDNLRQLSESMRVVGENLKYTADWLKVTKANMPQTETEGCGYDNQWDISDVRNAFKKDYVVGLHNTDKDFPVLPEAPVPAKANPPSTPGTPGTPGTPGTPGTPGVPGTPGVPGTPGTPGVPGAPGPGVPGTPGAPRVPSTPGVPGTPGVPSIPGGVPNSGLPNSGLPSGGLPSAGLPGTPPGTATPVSQGQDMMSPLVNALSQGIQAVPGLMQGLSQFVAQHPLGAPIDFDAFFNQFPQIKDLVASTPELKPLADLLHIPVKAQAPELSIPGTDPARAADPIQEAAARLFPRASIPGGIQNIPDIRTASAQSPIPSLEQLVRSVVGDASADLKIPGVEAGAGVADASAGWGLDIPGIEAAARSDIAGAQTKIQRDLQDAFADQIGQAPVADA; this comes from the coding sequence GTGGGTAGTGACAGCGGGCCGTGGTCCGGGCTGGTGCGGGCGGCGAAGGACAAGCGCTTCAGCATCAAATTGAGTGTGGCTTACGACTGCGCGCAGGCCTGTCGGGACGCTATAGCCGATATCAAGCAATTCCAGAGTCACACGGACCATGAGCTGACAATCGCCACAGCGGATGATTTCGGTGGTTGGCGCTCCGGGAACGAGCTGGCATCGAAATTCAAGGGAAAGGCGAGTCAGCTCCACGACAAGTTCGCCGACCACATCCAAGCCCTGACCGATCTGGGGGAGATGTTCAAGGCTGCGGGGAAGGCATACGACGGTACCGATTCGGATTCCGCGGATAAATTGCACCAGCTGGATATCACCGGCGGCAAGAGCGGCCTGGACTTCAAACCCCCGAAGTATGTGTCGGACGTAAGCGACGGCCACGGTACGCCGAATAGGACTGGGAGGACCGACAAGAACAGCAGGAGTTGGCACCGACCGAGCCTGCCGGACCAGCCGGACTCGCTGAAATCGGCGTCGGGGAGCATGGATAAGGCGGACATCGGCGTCGAGAACCCGGACCATAAGAGCTGGAAGGAATTTTTCGACTTCGGTCAGCGAATCAAACCGGATACCGCTGGGCAGGCGGGGGAGGCATGGAATCTGCTTGCCGATCAGGCGAGTAAGACCGGGCTGGCGCTCAAGGATAAATTTTCGAGCCTGACCACCGACGCCTGGGACGGCGACGGCGCGACGCAAGCGACGACCGCCATCAAGAACTACAGCGACAATTTGCGTCAGCTGAGTGAAAGCATGAGGGTCGTCGGCGAGAACCTGAAGTACACCGCGGACTGGTTGAAGGTAACGAAGGCCAACATGCCGCAGACCGAGACGGAAGGCTGTGGTTATGACAATCAATGGGATATCAGTGATGTCCGGAACGCTTTCAAAAAAGACTATGTCGTAGGTTTGCACAACACCGACAAGGATTTTCCGGTGTTGCCGGAGGCGCCGGTGCCCGCGAAGGCGAATCCTCCGTCTACTCCTGGTACTCCTGGTACTCCGGGTACTCCTGGTACTCCGGGTACCCCTGGTGTTCCGGGGACTCCCGGTGTTCCGGGCACTCCTGGCACTCCTGGTGTTCCGGGCGCCCCCGGCCCCGGTGTTCCTGGCACTCCGGGCGCCCCTCGTGTTCCGAGTACCCCTGGTGTTCCTGGCACTCCCGGTGTTCCGAGTATCCCTGGCGGGGTTCCGAACAGCGGGTTGCCGAATAGCGGGTTGCCGAGCGGTGGTTTGCCGAGTGCCGGCCTGCCCGGCACTCCGCCCGGAACCGCGACGCCGGTATCGCAGGGCCAGGACATGATGAGTCCACTGGTGAACGCGTTGTCGCAGGGAATTCAGGCGGTTCCCGGTTTGATGCAAGGACTTTCGCAGTTCGTGGCCCAACATCCGCTCGGCGCGCCGATCGATTTCGACGCGTTCTTCAACCAGTTCCCACAGATCAAGGACCTGGTCGCCAGCACACCGGAGCTGAAGCCGCTGGCCGATCTGCTGCATATTCCGGTCAAGGCGCAAGCGCCGGAGCTGTCCATTCCGGGCACCGATCCGGCGCGTGCCGCCGATCCGATTCAGGAGGCCGCGGCGCGGCTTTTCCCGCGTGCATCGATTCCGGGCGGTATCCAGAATATTCCGGATATACGCACCGCGTCGGCGCAGTCTCCGATTCCCAGCCTCGAGCAGTTGGTACGGTCCGTGGTTGGCGACGCGTCGGCCGATCTGAAGATTCCGGGCGTCGAAGCGGGGGCGGGTGTTGCGGACGCGAGTGCCGGCTGGGGCCTGGATATACCGGGTATCGAGGCTGCGGCGCGCTCTGATATCGCCGGTGCGCAGACGAAAATACAGCGGGATCTGCAGGACGCGTTCGCGGATCAGATCGGGCAGGCACCGGTGGCGGACGCATGA
- a CDS encoding ESX secretion-associated protein EspG, giving the protein MNRTWEFTDLEFVVLWERYIDDHIPKPLTFTSRTPLLDDYEREKFEAWERLQATAPTWLRTALEVLARPQILVKVLGWYDRNTEDPQRWIRARVACSGNHGYILTQRPGETIRHSGGYKITECGPRSLGEAIVKTLPKVEAGRFGDIPIVTSAADVLEQIHSSGSMVLESGGESAVHRSNRFFDTAATRTGVIILHQGQSKFGPRGILEQILIWRDLPDDGRYVIELGSAPTAIGIGTRRLAAKLDMMIEDMLERVENHWESSA; this is encoded by the coding sequence ATGAATCGGACCTGGGAGTTCACCGACCTGGAATTCGTGGTGCTCTGGGAGCGGTACATCGACGACCACATTCCCAAGCCGCTCACCTTCACCAGCCGCACCCCGCTGCTCGACGATTACGAGCGGGAGAAATTCGAGGCCTGGGAGCGGCTACAGGCAACCGCGCCGACGTGGCTGCGCACGGCGTTGGAGGTCCTGGCCCGCCCTCAGATCTTGGTGAAGGTGCTCGGCTGGTATGACCGGAATACCGAGGATCCGCAGCGTTGGATCCGGGCGCGGGTGGCCTGCTCCGGCAACCACGGCTATATCCTGACCCAGCGTCCGGGCGAAACCATAAGGCACAGTGGCGGTTACAAGATCACCGAATGCGGGCCGCGCAGTCTCGGCGAAGCGATCGTCAAGACGCTGCCCAAGGTCGAGGCGGGCAGATTCGGCGACATCCCGATCGTCACCAGCGCCGCGGACGTGCTGGAGCAGATCCACAGCAGCGGTTCGATGGTATTGGAGAGCGGCGGGGAATCCGCGGTCCACCGCAGTAACCGGTTCTTCGACACCGCGGCTACCAGGACCGGTGTGATCATCCTGCATCAGGGCCAGTCGAAGTTCGGTCCACGCGGCATCCTCGAACAGATCCTGATCTGGCGGGATCTACCCGACGACGGCCGGTATGTGATCGAGCTGGGCAGCGCGCCGACGGCGATCGGCATCGGTACCCGCCGACTCGCCGCCAAGCTCGACATGATGATCGAAGATATGCTCGAGCGGGTCGAAAACCATTGGGAGAGCTCCGCCTAG
- a CDS encoding ESX secretion-associated protein EspG codes for MNRQWDFTDLELRVLWERYVGGQLPEPLSFTSRIRFLDEYERVKFQTWERLRDTVDGSIREVLEALARPEVLLKVMGWYDKDLMDSQSWIRARIVRSGPRGYVLTQTPGETVLHSGGYTITECGPHGISEAAVGLLPPVEAGHGGSIPITLDHEDVLEQLHGGGSLVLEERSESAMSRGERFLNTPAERTGALILHQGNSKFGPRGILERVLVWRDLPGDGRYVIEAGSGAPVAVGVGAAELAGWLDRIIDDIMERLENHWEIRD; via the coding sequence GTGAATCGGCAGTGGGATTTCACCGACCTGGAGTTGCGGGTGCTCTGGGAGCGGTACGTCGGCGGGCAGCTGCCGGAGCCGCTTTCGTTCACCAGCCGGATCAGATTTCTCGACGAGTACGAGCGGGTGAAGTTCCAGACCTGGGAGCGGCTGCGCGACACCGTGGACGGTTCGATCCGCGAGGTGCTCGAAGCGCTCGCGCGGCCGGAGGTGTTGCTGAAGGTAATGGGTTGGTACGACAAGGATCTCATGGATTCGCAGAGCTGGATCCGGGCCCGCATCGTCCGCTCCGGCCCACGCGGCTATGTCCTGACGCAGACTCCCGGTGAAACCGTGCTGCACAGCGGGGGCTACACGATCACCGAATGCGGCCCACACGGTATCTCGGAGGCGGCGGTCGGGCTGCTGCCGCCGGTCGAGGCGGGCCACGGTGGGAGCATTCCGATCACCCTCGATCACGAGGATGTGCTGGAGCAGCTGCACGGCGGGGGATCCCTGGTGCTGGAGGAACGTTCGGAATCCGCGATGAGCCGCGGCGAACGCTTCCTCAATACCCCGGCCGAGCGGACCGGCGCGCTCATCCTGCATCAGGGCAATTCGAAATTCGGTCCCCGCGGCATACTCGAGCGGGTCCTGGTGTGGCGCGATCTCCCCGGTGACGGCCGATACGTCATCGAGGCGGGCAGCGGCGCGCCGGTCGCGGTCGGCGTCGGTGCCGCGGAGCTCGCCGGGTGGCTCGACCGCATCATCGACGACATCATGGAGCGGCTCGAAAACCACTGGGAAATAAGGGATTAG
- a CDS encoding DNA-directed RNA polymerase subunit beta: MDQLAFADTPTTRCAFYRRTCGLPAGIHPEVGRIVVKAGAVGAITMPAALGQRVRDDLLRRRNTLGPIISHVRSGRWTFLIRPDISDDVQLFAELFRHNVSIVPIGGEIALPSPADAQTGYRQWVVSPRDSFRPSGLEVIETVRACTATPRQPISA, encoded by the coding sequence ATGGACCAATTGGCTTTCGCCGACACACCCACCACCAGATGCGCGTTCTATCGACGCACCTGCGGACTCCCCGCCGGCATCCACCCCGAGGTCGGGCGGATCGTGGTCAAGGCGGGCGCGGTCGGCGCGATCACCATGCCCGCCGCGCTCGGCCAGCGCGTCCGCGATGACCTACTGCGCCGCCGAAACACTTTGGGGCCCATCATTTCCCACGTCCGCTCCGGCCGTTGGACCTTCCTGATCCGCCCGGATATCAGCGACGATGTGCAACTGTTCGCCGAACTGTTCCGCCACAACGTCTCGATCGTCCCGATCGGCGGCGAAATCGCGCTGCCATCACCGGCCGACGCGCAAACCGGCTACCGGCAGTGGGTGGTCTCGCCGCGCGATTCCTTCCGACCGTCCGGCCTCGAGGTGATCGAAACCGTCCGCGCCTGCACCGCGACACCGCGACAGCCGATCTCGGCCTGA
- a CDS encoding WXG100 family type VII secretion target — protein sequence MAGQVRLEPKGLRSAADDFEGAANIIDGVLKRLRSHADGRGACWGHDKTGDEFANGEKGYLKGRDNLYASLKNNVERIQSQAKELRNSAAAFEAAEDDNKRSLGSRR from the coding sequence ATGGCTGGACAAGTACGCCTCGAGCCCAAGGGATTACGCTCGGCGGCAGACGATTTCGAAGGTGCGGCGAACATAATCGATGGTGTCCTGAAGCGGCTGCGGTCGCACGCCGACGGCCGAGGCGCATGCTGGGGGCACGACAAGACCGGTGACGAATTCGCCAACGGTGAGAAGGGCTATCTCAAAGGCAGGGACAACCTGTACGCCTCGCTGAAGAACAACGTCGAGCGGATCCAGTCGCAGGCCAAGGAGTTACGCAATTCCGCGGCCGCGTTCGAGGCCGCGGAGGACGACAACAAGCGGTCACTCGGATCCCGTCGGTAG